The following coding sequences lie in one Heyndrickxia oleronia genomic window:
- a CDS encoding acetyl-CoA C-acetyltransferase, whose translation MREAVIVAGARTPVGKAGKGTLATVRPDDLGALVVKETLKRAGNYEGNIDDLIIGCAMPEAEQGLNMARNIGALAGLPNTVPAVTINRYCSSGLQAIAYGAERIMLGSSDTVLAGGAESMSLVPMMGHVVRPNATLAETAPEYYMGMGHTAEQVAQKFDVSREDQDAFAVRSHQRAAKAIAEGKFIDEIVPVNVTLRSVGADHKLIEKNIVFKQDEGVRPDSTVEVLGKLRPAFSIKGSVTAGNSSQTSDGAAAVLLMDREKAVSHGLEPMAKFRSFAVAGVPPEIMGIGPVEAIPKALKIAGLELSDIGLFELNEAFASQSIQVIRKLGLDEEIVNVNGGAIALGHPLGCTGTKLTLSLIHEMKRRKVQFGVVTMCIGGGMGAAGVFELI comes from the coding sequence ATGCGAGAAGCGGTCATCGTTGCTGGTGCAAGAACACCAGTCGGTAAGGCAGGTAAAGGCACACTTGCCACTGTAAGACCAGATGATTTAGGTGCATTAGTTGTGAAAGAAACATTAAAGCGTGCCGGAAACTACGAAGGAAATATCGATGATTTGATTATTGGCTGTGCAATGCCAGAAGCAGAACAAGGATTAAATATGGCAAGAAATATAGGTGCACTCGCTGGACTACCGAATACAGTACCAGCAGTGACTATAAACCGTTATTGCTCATCAGGACTTCAAGCTATTGCATATGGAGCGGAACGAATTATGCTTGGTTCTTCCGATACAGTTCTTGCAGGGGGAGCAGAATCTATGAGTCTTGTACCTATGATGGGGCATGTAGTTCGTCCGAATGCCACTTTAGCAGAAACAGCTCCTGAATATTATATGGGAATGGGACATACGGCTGAGCAAGTTGCGCAGAAATTTGACGTTTCCCGTGAGGATCAAGATGCATTCGCTGTTAGAAGTCATCAAAGAGCAGCAAAAGCAATAGCGGAAGGTAAATTTATCGATGAAATTGTTCCTGTTAATGTTACATTACGTTCAGTTGGAGCAGATCATAAGTTAATTGAGAAAAACATTGTATTTAAACAAGATGAAGGTGTTCGTCCCGATTCAACGGTAGAGGTGCTTGGTAAATTAAGACCAGCGTTCTCGATTAAAGGATCTGTTACTGCGGGAAATTCTTCACAAACAAGTGATGGCGCTGCCGCTGTATTATTAATGGATCGTGAAAAGGCGGTATCACATGGACTAGAACCAATGGCCAAATTTCGTTCATTCGCCGTAGCTGGTGTTCCTCCTGAAATTATGGGAATTGGTCCTGTTGAAGCGATTCCTAAAGCCTTGAAAATTGCTGGCTTGGAATTATCAGATATTGGATTATTTGAATTAAATGAGGCTTTTGCTTCCCAATCCATTCAAGTGATTCGCAAACTAGGCTTAGATGAGGAGATTGTCAATGTGAACGGAGGAGCCATTGCTCTTGGTCATCCTCTTGGTTGCACAGGAACAAAATTAACGTTATCTCTCATTCATGAAATGAAACGAAGAAAGGTTCAATTTGGTGTTGTAACGATGTGTATTGGTGGCGGTATGGGGGCTGCTGGTGTATTTGAATTAATATAA